Below is a genomic region from Halobacterium sp. CBA1132.
AACTCCACGTCGACGGTCTCGCCCTCGTCGAGGTACTCGGTGTCGGCATCGACGGTGACGGTCCCGTCGGCTTCGACGAGGCTCGTGGTCGCGCCCGAGCCCTTGTCGACGGGGTAGACGAGCGTCTCGCCGTCCCCGGACTCCACGAGTCCGGCGGGCATCAGGCGCGTGCGGCCCTCGCCGTAGCGCTCGCGGACCGCCATCTGTCCCTCGACGGTCGCCGAGCGCGGCTCCGGGAGGTCGGCGGCGTCCCGGATTTTGGGCGCGACGAACGCCCGGAAGATGGTGAGCGCCGAGACCGGATAGCCGGGGAGGCCGACGTACGCCGCGTCGCCCATCTCCCCGACGAGCATCGGCTTCCCGGGCTTGACGCTGACGCCGTGCAGGAGGAGTTCGCCGCGCTCCTCGACGACCTGATAGACGACGTCGACCGCGCTCGCGGAGGTCGACCCCGAGGAAAGGACGAGGTCACAGTCGTCCGCGGCGTCGCGAAGCACGCGCGCTAGCTCGTCGTAGTCGTCGCCGGCGTGCGGGTACAGCACCGGTTCGCCGCCCGCGTCGCGCACGGCGGCGGCAATCGAGTAGCTGTTCACGTCGTAAATCTGGCCCGCGCGGTGGCTCACCTCGCCGCCCGGCCGCACGAGTTCGTCGCCCGTGGACACGATGCCGACCCGGGGCTTCTCGCGCACCGGCACCGTCTCCATCCCGAGCGCGGCGAGCAGGCCGATTTCCCGGGACGTGAGCACCGTCCCCGGGCCGAGGACGCGGTCGCCCGCCGCCACGTCCGCGCCCGCGACCATCACGCCGTCGCCGGGCGCGAGCGAGGTTCTGACCGTGACCGTGTCTCCGTCGCTGCTCGCGGTTTCACCGCTCGCTCCTTCCGTGGAGCGTTGCTCCACGCGCGCGGTGCGTTCGACCATCACCACGGCGTCCGCGCCGGGTGGCACGGGCGCGCCGGTCGAAATCTCGGCGCACGTCCCCTCGCCGACGCTGACGTCGGGTTCGCTGCCCGCGTGGATGTCGCCGACGCACTCCACTTCAACGGGGTCGGTCTCGCTCGCGCCGAACGTGTCCGCCGCGCGGACGGCGTAGCCGTCGACCTTCGCGCGGTCGAACCCCGGCACGTCGAGGCGGGCGTCGATGCGGTCCGCGAGCACGCGGCCGTCCGCGTCGTCCAGTTCGACGCGCTCG
It encodes:
- a CDS encoding molybdopterin biosynthesis protein, yielding MSDRKQFRDLASPEEAHAVIDGLDLSPGVERVELDDADGRVLADRIDARLDVPGFDRAKVDGYAVRAADTFGASETDPVEVECVGDIHAGSEPDVSVGEGTCAEISTGAPVPPGADAVVMVERTARVEQRSTEGASGETASSDGDTVTVRTSLAPGDGVMVAGADVAAGDRVLGPGTVLTSREIGLLAALGMETVPVREKPRVGIVSTGDELVRPGGEVSHRAGQIYDVNSYSIAAAVRDAGGEPVLYPHAGDDYDELARVLRDAADDCDLVLSSGSTSASAVDVVYQVVEERGELLLHGVSVKPGKPMLVGEMGDAAYVGLPGYPVSALTIFRAFVAPKIRDAADLPEPRSATVEGQMAVRERYGEGRTRLMPAGLVESGDGETLVYPVDKGSGATTSLVEADGTVTVDADTEYLDEGETVDVELFSPSVRPPSVFAVGERDPGFDRVLDRLSNPRFLGLGAREGARRLRNGVPDVAVTTDSRGEGEELASWTREWGLVVPAGNPLAISGVADLVDAEVTLSNRTTASGLRDAFDDALTELADERDSDRRTLAEEIDGYERETKGTESPARAVLEGDADAGLALRATADRLGLEFVPVGEQAVRALANPERVEKAGVRELAAVLDDATDVFADLAGYDA